Below is a window of bacterium DNA.
ATCTCGTTCGTAGTCACCCCAGACTATCTCGTTGCGGTTATCTTGGATATAAGCATAGCGTATTGAGTGGACAAGATGAACAGCGGGGTCGTTTGGTGCATAGGTTTTTCCCAAGAGCAACAAGAAGCGCATGGTATTCATTGAATAGTTTAGGATTAGGCGGTAGATGAGACATAAAAAGCGTTTGCAATTCGCTATAGGTTACCTTAGGGTTGACGAGACCGAGTCGGGTGAAAATCCGTTTGGTATAGGCGTCAATAACGAAAATGGGCTTATTCCCCGCATACAGGAGAATCGAATCAGCAGTTTCTTCTCCGATTCCATAGACCGATAATAATTGAGTTCGTAGTTCTAATAACGGTACCGCAAACATTTTGTTCAGGTTTCCGTGATATCGCTGATGGAAAAAAGTAACGAATGCTTTGAGTTTTTTCGCTTTGGTATTGAAGTAGCCAGAAGAACGAATCAGTTGTGCGAGTTTTTTTTCATCGATAGTTACTAAACTCTGGCAATCAAGTAACCGTTCGTGTTTAAGATTAGCGATAGCTTTTTCAACGTTTTTCCAAGAGGTTGATTGGGTTAGAATCGCTCCGATAATAATTTCGAATCTAGTTTCTGCAGGCCACCAATGCTGGTCGCCAAAATGGTTATGCAATCGGTGAAAAATATTGAGTAGTAGGTTAGTCGTTCTAGATTTCTGTGGATACGTCATTGTAAAAGTATATTTCTTGCAACGACCGCTTGATGAAATGCCCAGCGTCGATTTTCTACTATCGTAAGAATGACGTCAAGCCTGACGGTACATCCTACCATAAAATTGAAAACCTGAAAAACTTCGATAACCAGATTCTATCCGTTCGTCCACTCGATGGTTCCATTTCATCACGGCATCTTGGCGGATACTCGAGTTGAAAATATGGAATATAGGAACAAAAATTATTTGACAGCATTAACCAAAGAATACTACAATTATCGTACCTATTTTCTTTAGATTCGTTTTACGTTATGAGCGAAAAAAACCATACTACGCATAACCATGAATTGAATTTTACCCGGTTACATAAGCTCATTGAACAGATTCATACATATCCTGATACCGAAAAGTTAATTGAGCAGATTCCGTTGATTTTCTGTCAATATGCCGGGGTGAACCGTTGTGTGTATTATGCGGTTCAGGAGAGGAAATTGCGATTATTATCTGCTTATTGTACCCATAATACGCATTGGCGAAAAGAGATTGCGCAACATCAATTAGAACAGGTTAATATCGATGGACACTCTCCGGAAGCGCAAGTGGTGCGAACTGGCAAATCCGTGGTGACAAACCATACCAGAAAAGAATTAACCTCATCTATGGAACAATGGATATTTCGTGATGTAACTGCATATATTTCTTTACCGATACTGTCTCGCAATAAGGTGGTTGGGTTAATTCTCTGTCTTTATACCGATCCTGAAAAGATGATTGAAACTCACGAACAGGAATACCTCAATCTCGCTGCGCTCACGGTAGGCTGCGCGTTAAACACTACCCAAGTTATTCAGCGAATGAATCAGAAGGAAAACGAACTTGCTGCATTACATAAATTCAGCCAACTACTCTCCAGTGGGAAAGGATTTTCGGAAATATTGCCAGTAATAGCGCGCGAGACGGCAAAATCGTTGCAAACGAAAATCTGCATCATCCGTTATCTTGAAGGGGATGAGATGGTTCTCGGCGCAGTAGTTGGAATGGAACCAGCCGAACTATCCGAACGATTTCCAGCGCATGTTGGTCTTTCAGGATGGATGGTGAAAGAAAAGAAAATTCTTGTCGTTAAAGATTTAACTACTGACCCGCGAGTTGAAAACCGAGTATTGATTTTTTCGCGAAAACAAGGATTACGGTCGTTCATAGGTGCACCATTATACTTTCGAAATAAATTGGTTGGTTTAATAGCAATTTATACCACCACCCCAAGATATTTTACGAATGAAGAAAAAGAATTATTAAGTCATTTTGCTACCGAAGCTGCGATAGCAATAGAATTAACTAAGGAGAAGTAATGAATAGGGAAACTTAGGACGAAACCGCATCAGTTAAGTAGATAATGCGTCGATAATAAGGTTAGATTAATTAGGTGTTTGCGTTCTTAAGTTTTTTGGTTTTTTAGTAATTATGGCAACTATATTACCATTTCGAGGATATCAATATAACCGAAACAAGGTTGGGAATATCCAGGAGTTAGTAACTCCGTTGTATGATTTAATCTCAACTGCAGAACAAGAACAGCTTTATCAGGTTAGTGAATATAATATGATACGGTTAAATCTTGGTAAACAATTTCAGAGTGATACAGCTGAAAATAATCGATACACCCGTTCTGCAGCGACATTACAAGCATGGATTAACGAACAGATACTCATTCCCAGTCCGGAGCCATCTTTGTATATTTATACCATCCAACTTGCCGGGAATCCGGTACCGTTAATCGGGTTTATGGGATTAGTTGAATTAGCTGAATTTGACCAGAAGGAAGTCCTTCCGCATGAGAACACGCTCCGGGCACCAGTCGAAGATAGGGTAAATTTAACTCGAGCTTGTCATAGTTATTTCGACCCGATTTTTGGCTTGTTTCAAGGGAATCATGGGCATGTTCGCTCGATCCTTGAACGATGGATGAACGACCATACACCAGAAATATCTATCTGGGACGCCAATGCGGCAATGCATAAACTATGGACGTTAGATGACCAACACGTAATCCAGCAGATCGTTGAATCATTAAAACCAAATCCGATTTTGATTGCCGATGGACATCATCGATATACCGCAGCGTTACAATATCGCCGAGAACGAAAACAAGCTAATCCGAACCATACTGGCAAAGAGCCGTATAACTATACCTTAATGCTACTAGCGGATTTAGAAGACCCGGGGATACTGATTCTTCCGACACATCGGTTGATCAAAAATCTCGCAGAAGAGAAATTAGCGCGAATTCCGGCGATATTTTCTGAAGATTTTAGTATTAACGAAATCCCATGTCTAACGGGTAACCGCAGAGAAATGCTTGAGCATGTAATCTCCAAAATGAAGGAAGCCCGAAATCAGAATCAGGTAGTATTTGGACTCTATACGGGAGGAGATAAATGCTACTGGTTAACTTATAAAGGACAAACTCCTGAAGGCGAAATCGACGTGCATATCTTTAATGCAAAAATATTAAATCAAGCGTTAGGAATATCGCAAAACGATGTTTTTTCTGGTGATTATCTTCGGTATACGAAAGATATTGCTTATGCATTACAATCCGTAGATTCAGGGAAAGTCCAACTCGCATTTTTCCTCAACCCTGTAACTATCGAACAGGTCAAACAGATTGTACTACGCGGAGATAAAATGCCACAAAAATCTACTTATTTTATCCCTAAACCTATGACTGGTTTGGTGATATATTGTTTTGGTGAATAGCTATGGTAATATCGGGATGCTGATAGAGTAGGATAACGTTTGATATTCTCGAGATTATAGGTATTATTGCATCTCCAAGAAAAAGTGAAAAGAATTACAAAAAAATATTGATGACAAATAAGAACCCCCGTAGCTCGAATATATTGACCTACGGGGGTATTTTATTTTCTTCTCCAGTTCAATCTCTTCTCTAGCGTTACTATGGTGAAAGCTATAGAAACCCGCAAATCAGATTGGGCAGAACACTCTATTTCTTTTTTTTCTTATCCGCAACCGCAGCACGCGCGGCAGCAAGTTTCGCGATCGGAACTCTAAATGGTGAACAGCTAACATAATCCATCCCAACTTTATAACAGAATTCAACGGATGCAGGGTCACCGCCATGTTCACCACAGATACCGACTTCTAAATTCGGACGAGTAGCACGACCGCGCTCAATTCCGATCTTTATGAGTTCTCCAATACCTTCTTGGTCAATCGTCTGGAACGGGTCATCAGGGAGAATTTTCTTTTCGATATAGTGATGCATAAACGCGCCGGTATCATCGCGCGAAAACCCGAATCCCATCTGGGTTAAATCGTTGGTTCCGAACGAGAAGAACTCTGAACATTGGGCGAGTTTATTTGCCGTTAATGCGGCGCGAGGAATTTCAATCATCGTTCCAACCATATGTTTGATTTTCTTGAGACCAAATTTTTTCAATACGTCAGCATAAATTTGTTTAACCAGAGCAAATTGATGTTCGAGTTCTGTTACCGTACAAACTACCGGAATCATAATTTCCGGAAACGCATCTTTTCCTTCTTTGATCAATTCCGCCGCAGCTTCAAAAATCGCCCGAATCTGCATTTCCGCTATTTCCGGATAAGTTATTCCGAGTCGAACTCCACGATGCCCCATCATCGGATTGGTTTCATGTAATTTCGCCGCACGGGTTTCAAATTCATCGAGGTCAATTCCAAGACTGTCCGCAAGTTTTTTCCGCTCATCTTCGCGTTTCGGAACAAATTCATGTAACGGCGGGTCGAGCAATCGAATGGTAACCGGTAGTTTTCCCATCACTTCTAGAGTCGCTTTGATATCTTTCTTAACAAAGGGATAAAGTTCCGCTAATGCCGCTTTCCGTTCTTCAACAGTTTTTGAAATTATCATTTTCCGTAATAAAAATAATGGTTCTTCTGACCCTTTGCCATAAAACATATGTTCAGTTCGGAATAAGCCGATACCTTCCGCACCGAACGATAACGCTTTTTTCGCGTCATCCGGTGTGTCTGCATTAGTGCGTACTCCAAGCGTCCGAACTGCATCGCAGAGTTTCATAAATTTCTGGAAATAAACATTTTCTTCTGCAGATTTAATCATCGGCAGTTGACCAAGATACACATATCCTTTAGTCCCGTTTAAGGTAATCCACTCACCTTCTTTAACCGTGACCTCACCGGCGGTAAACAGTTTAGCTTCTAAATCAATATGGATATCACCCGCGCCTACAATACAACATTTACCCCAACCTCGGGCGACTAACGCTGCATGACTAGTCATTCCACCTCGAGCAGTGAGAATCGCTTGTGCTGCACGCATCCCTTCAACATCTTCAGGATTGGTTTCTTCCCGGACAAGGATAACCTTTTCCCCGCGTTTCGTCCACTCAACCGCATCGTTCGCAGTGAAAACGACTTTCCCGCTTGCCCCGCCAGGACCCGCTGGTAATCCTTTTGCAATCGGTTTAACCGTTAACTCTGCTTTCGGATCAATAATCGGATGTAAGAGTTCATCTAATTGCGACGGGGTGACCCGCATGACCGCTTGTTCTTTCGTAATCAATCTTTCATTATACATATCCACCGCCATTTTTACCGCTGCGGGACCATTGCGTTTTCCAACCCGACACTGTAACATCCAGAGTCGTCCTTCCTGAATGGTGAATTCGATATCCAGCATATCTTGATAATGTTTTTCCAGTCGTCTGCGAATTTGATCAAGTTCTTTATATAATTTCGGCATCGCAACTTCTAATGAAGGTAAATGCCGCGATTGTTCGGTTTTACCAGCTTCATTAATCGGATTAGGTGTGCGGATACCTGCGACAACATCTTCTCCCTGTGCATTTGGTAACCATTCGCCATAAAATACGTTATCGCCAGTCGCTGGGTTTCGGGTAAATGCTACGCCAGTCGCTGAGGTATCTCCCATATTGCCGAATACCATCGCTTGAACGTTAACTGCGGTACCCCATTCTTCAGGAATTTTCTCGATTTTTCGATATGCTACCGCTCGTTTCCCCATCCAACTCGCGAATACTGCACCGATTCCACCCCAGAGTTGTTCCATCGGATCCTCCGGAAAAGGTTTCCCAAGCACTTCTTTCACTTTCTTTTTATAGATATCAACCAATTCTTTTAAATCATCTGCGGTCAATTCGGTATCATTTTTAACCCCGCGTTTCTCTTTCATTTTATGGAGTTCCGCTTCTAATTGTTGCCGAACTCCTTTCCCTTCCGCAGGTTCAATCCCAGCTGCTTTTTCCATAACAACATCGGAATACATCTGAATCAACCGCCGTTGCGCATCATAAACGAACCGTGGATTATTGGTTTTTTTGATTAATCCTTCCCGAGTTATATCATTTAATCCGATGTTAAGTACAGTTTCCATCATTCCTGGCATTGAACTTCGTGCTCCCGACCGAACGGAAACTAACAACGGATTTTCCGGGTCACCAAATTTCGCTCCCATAATCTGTTCAACCCGTTTCATTGCGGATTCAACATCTTTTTTTAATTCCGGTGGATATTTCCGACCGTGCTTGTAATAATAGGTGCATACTTCAGTAGTGATTGTAAAACCGGCTGGAACAGGAATTTTTAGATTGACCATTTCTGCTAAGTTTGCTCCTTTACCACCGAGCAGTTCTTTCATAGCGCCGGTTCCTTCCGCTTTACCCGCACCGAAAAAATAAACATATTTCTTTTTCTTCTTAGCCATAGAATGTTATGCTCCTTTCGAAAAGATTTTAATGGCAATAGTTAGCTGGTTACATTAAAAAAGCCGAACCACAATGTTGTTCATTTTTGGTTCAGCTCGCATATTAGTATAATTATAAATAAGATACCTGACAATGGGTTTGCTTGTCAAGGAAATTTGCGGTATATTGACTAACGTTAAATGAAAATGGTGTATCAACAAAATTTTCTGCTAACGGTTGTTTCAATATACTCAGCATTAAGTGGTATAATATCACTAGGTAATAAATCCGATTTTATAGGTGTATGTTTGTTATAAGAAAGGGGGGATAATCAACTATGTTGAGAAAAGTCGGGTTACCTATCATCTTATCGATAGTATTTGCGAGTTTTGTTTTTGCCCAGCGTATTGAGTTCGAAGGCAGATATTGGATGCCAGAACTAAGCGGAAAAGCGCAGGTTACTGAATCTGGGCTCGTTGGAACAGAAATAGATTTGGTTTCAGACCTTGGTTTTGAAGACCAGGATTTTCCGGAAGCTAGAATAACGTGGTCACCGGGTCCACGACAGAAAATTCGGATTGCCTTAACCCAATTTGATTATGATGGCGATAAGGTTATCACGAGAAACATCAATTTTAATGGCGAAACGTATCCTGCTGGAACTCGAGTACTATCTGATGTAGAACTACAATATGCGCGATTCGGCTGGATATGGAATTTCATGCCGCCAGAAGAAGTTTTTAAGCTCGGATTGATGTTTGAAGTGAAAGGATTTTGGATCGATGCTGCGCTCGATGCGCCGTATACTGTTCCAGCAATCTCAGAAAGGGAAGAGGTGGTGGTTGGTCTACCGACAATTGGTATGACCGCAGAATTAGCGCCGATTCCAATGTTCAGATTGTTCGGGGAGGTTTCCGGGATTCCGAAAAATGATTACGGCTATTGTTTAGATGCAGAAGGCGGAATTAAAGTTTCACCTCTCCCAAATGTTAGTATTCTTGGTGGGTATCGCGTGCTTGATGTTAAAGGTGAGGACGATGAGAATGATGATTTTGCACGAGTGAAATTAGACGGTGTATTTTTCGCCGGCTCAGTGAGATTTTAACCCGCATGCGAAACCAATGAGACTCGTTCGATGTTTTAAGCCACAGAAACAAGTAGAGATAAAATTTGGGTTTCTGTGGCATTCTTTTAGGGTGAAACTATCCGCACCTTTCTTCCATCGACTCGGATACGGTTCTCGCTATACCATTGGATGACTTGCGGGTATAACCGATGTTCAATAGCGTGGATTTTTAATTCCAGCGTTTCGAGAGTATCGTTATCGTCGATTCGCACCACTTCTTGAGCAATAATTGGTCCGGTATCGACGCCTTCATCAACAAAATGTACCGTAACCCCGGTATATTTAACTCCGTAATCAAAAGCATCTTTGATTCCGTGAGTTCCTGGAAATGAGGGAAGAAGTGCCGGATGAATATTGATAATTCGTAACGGATATCGACCAATGATGTATGGAGATAGAATCCGCATATACCCTGCTAAAACAATCAATTCAACACCGAGCGGGTCAAGATGTTCAATGATTTTCTTTTCATGTTCTTCCCGAGACGGAAACTCTTTTGCAGAAAGATACAGCGTTGGAATCGAATGTTTTTTTGCCCGTTCTAAAGCAAATGCTTCTTTTTTATCGCTAAACACAATCGCAATTCGGGCATCGAGTTGTTTCGATTCAATTGCGTCAATAATCGCTTGAAGATTACTGCCATATCCGGAAGCGAATACCGCTATCGTAACCATAGAGAACCTCCTATCAATAAACATTGCTGAATGTCAAAATCCAAATGGTAAATCAATGGCAAAATGCTTTATTAACGATAGTATTTGAATCTTGACATTAGTTACCACTTTGCGATTTTGCGATTAGACCTTGAGCATAAATTAATATATAACTTTCATTAAAAACAATCCTTGCGCCGGAACCGTCATTCCAGCTCGTTTTCGCTGTTTACTTTGTATAATTGCTCGTACATCTTCTGGTTCGAGTTTTCCACGACCAACCTGCAAAAGTGTTCCAACCATAATCCGTACCATATTATGTACAAATGCGTTTCCTTGAATGGTAATGTAAATCCAATCATGCTCGCGTTTAATGGTTAGTTTTTTTATTGTACGAAAAGAATGTTTCATTATGCTTGGACTAGCATTAAACGCAGTGAAATCATGCGTTCCAATAAAATATTTTGCTGCTTGTCGCATCCGGTGGATATTGATTTTATACGGATAATGGTATACAAAATTATGGTTGAATACATCCGGGATCTGCCGGTTTAATATTCGATATTGATATATGCGCCATTTAGCATCACGTCTAGCATTGAATGAATGCGGGACTTCTACCGCATCTTTAACAGCGATATCGTTCGGTAACAGCGTATTCATCGCGCGAATAAGATTTTGCGTCGGAATACGACTATGGGTTTTGAAATTAGCGATTTGGTTCAGCGCATGGACTCCAGCGTCGGTTCGTCCAGCGACGATAAGTTTTACCGGATGGTTAAGTATTTGCTGCAAGGTTTTTTCCAGTACTTTTTGGATGCTCATTTGCTGCGGTTGAATCTGCCAACCGCAATAGTTCGTCCCATCGTATTCAATGGTTAACTTAATATTTCGGGTATCCATTTTTTATTTATTGGATTGTAAAGACGTATCAATTGAATTCGGCAATACCGGCAACCGTTGGGTAACATTTGGTGGAGTTGGTGGTAGAATATTTTTAATGCGCGGTTTGGTGATATAGGTGAATCCAATCACAATCAAAAGGAATAATCCGATAAAAATAAATGTTGTCCGAATATCGTTCGGTTTAAATTCCAATAACTTCCAATTTACCCACAGAAATGCTGCTGCCATAAACGGTATAACCGGGATACCTTTACCACTTAAAATTGAGAGTAGAATCGCTATAACAAACGAAAGTATCAATCCCCAACCGGTTGCGCGAACCCGTAAATTAAATCGCGGAATTAACGTTAAAAATAGTGATAGAAACGCGAAATCGCCTAAGCCAAGCATAGGGGTGAGAAATTCACTGCCGAACGTAGGATAGTGGATGATAAATCGATGGTAATACAGTGGTGTTTCGATAATTCTTGCGGTAGGTCCAGCAAATACACTCCATACATCTGCAACGGCAGCAACTAATGCTAATGGGACAATATAACTTCGTTCAGCAACAAATAATCCAATCAATTTTCCAAGATTACACGCGATTCCAAGAATCGCTAGATTGACAATAAAACTCGTGGTTACCGTAGCTGGTTCAATTTGATTAACATAATGATTGATAACAGTACAGACCAAGGTCAATCCGAATAAACTTGCAATAGATAGAGAATATCGAACATATACATCTATTAAATACAGCGTCGAAGCAATTAGAATCATTGCTGAAAGAAACGTTAGATAATCTTCAGCCCAAAAGAATAAAACTGTTTCTTCTGGGTTAGGAATAAGTCGCGAACAGTACACCATTGCCCAAAACAATGCACTCCAAACCCCGATGGCTAATAATAATTGCCAATAACCTGTTGCTTTTCGTGGTAGATCGTTCGTAAATATCATGGTAAATTTCCGTGATCTCAATTATGAGGTTTCAATTAACCAATGTTATCGCATCAAATGATTGATCCAGATGTTTTTCAATGATTGCGATTGAATACCGCGCTGAGTCACCTGTTGCAGATACGGTTGTCGGATATAATATGGTCTTGTCTCAAATAGCGGAATGACCGGCAGTTCTTGTTGAACTAGGTTAAGTGCTTGTTGTAAAAATTTATCCCGTTCTGATTCAGTTTGTGACATTCGTGTAGAATCGAGTATCGGTTCGAGTTGCGGATGGTAAAAATAGGTTTGGTTTCCTTCCACCCCGCAATTCTTCTGCAGGTATAACGAGCGTAATATTATTTCTGGATCCCAACTCTCAGCGAAATATTGCGAATAGAACATATCGAAATTACCGGTTTTAATCCGTTGGATAAAATCTACTGTCGGGAGTTCTTCAATTTGAATCGGATACCCTGCTTCGATGAACCCTACTTGGATCCGTTGTGCGATATATTTTGCTTCCCAATCTGAACGATTAACTAGCAACGATAATTTACGCTTTGCGAATTGGCGAAACAGTTCTTGAGCGGTAGTCAATGAGTAAAAATATGCTTGTTCTTCACTGGTTAACCTATGAATAGCTGAAGAAGATAATATTCCGTGATTGTTTAAAACAAATTCAAGAATACCTTGTCGATTCAACGTAAATGCTACCGCTTGCCGAAACTTAATATCGGACATCGGGAATTTAGTTAAATTGAAACCCAGATAAGCTAGGTTCGGAATATTAGTTTGGACTAAATACGGTTTTAACGCTGGATTTTCAGTCACCCTATGGAATTCTTCTTCAGGAACATACACAAAATCAAGATTACCTAACTCAAACTCGAGCAAATCAGCAGTCGGCATTTCACTTAGGATAAAGTTAATTCCATCGAGATAAGGTCTTCCTTCCCAGTATACTGGATTGGCAAGCAATCGCACTGCATGTAGAGTCTGTTCTAAAAAGATAAAAGGACCGCTCCCTATCGGTTGAATATCAATATCTGCTATCTTTTCAGGACAAACAATACTCGCCGCCGGATGGGCTAATGCATACAACAATTTTGGATACGGTCGCAGGAGTCGAAATCGAACCGTTGTTTGGTTAACAGATTCAATTCCGGTAATCTGATTATTTTGCCCTGTATTATATTCCCGATACCCGCTAAGCGAAGAAAAAAGCCAACTTTTAGGCGAGCGCAATGATGGTGAAACCAATCGTTCGATAGAGTATTTAACATCATCTGCGGTAACCATTCTACCGGTATGGAATTTTGCTGTAGTGCGTAGGTGAAATGTCCAGGTTAATCCGTCAGGAGAAGTTGACCAAGATTCAGCTAATGATGGTATCGGTTTATTTTCGCTGTCGAACTCAACTAATCGGTCGTATAGATTGAGAATAACCGTTCGTTCTGCTGGGGTAATAGCTATGGCAGGATCGTAGGTTGTTGGTAGTACAGGGATAGGTATCCGCAACGTACCACCATACTGTGGCAGAATTACGCTAAACCCAAGCTGTGCAAATAAAAAAGTTATTAAGATACCACAAGCAGTTCGGGAGAAACGATGAACGATGGTATATGGTACATGTAAAATGTAAAATGATAAAGGTATAAAAACCATAAGTGCCTTAAATTCAGAGCGTATTTTTTTTCTTCTTATTTGATTTCGATGAACGATATTCTTCTAATAAAGACTCCGCATGGTGTATTGCGGTCGGAGTAATTGATTCTCCGCTAAGCATTCGAGCGAGTTCGTTGGTTCGCGCTTGACTATCAAGATGATGGATAGTCGTAAACGTTTTGGTTTTGAGTTGTGTTTTTGTCACCCGATAATGGTTATGTGCCGCGGCAGCAATCTGGGGGAGATGAGTTATCACAATTACTTGACGGCTCTCGCTCAGCTGTCGGAGTTTTTTCCCAACAACTTGTGCCATAGCACCACCAATTCCGACATCAATTTCATCGAAGACCAATGTCGGGATATCATCTATTTTCGCTAGGATAGTTTTTATCGCTAACATTACCCGAGATAATTCACCACCAGATACGATTTTAGCTAGCGGTTTTAATTCTTCGCCCGGATTAGCGGAAAATAAAAATTCAATTTGGTCAATTCCAGTAGCCATAACCGCAATTTTTTCGCCCTGATATTCTAAAATACCGTTCGGATTGGTTTTTTGGTTGACATCAACCTGAAACCGGGTTTTGGTCATTCCTAGTTCATTTAATTCAGAGGCTATCAACTGCGCAAGTTTTTTCCCAGCTTGGTTTCGTTTGGCGGATAACTGCCATGCGAGATCTGATAAGGTTTTTTTAGTTATATCTAATTGCTTTCGTAACGCAGCTATTCGTTCTTCTTGATGGGTTAAATTATATAAATTTTCTTCCCAATTTTTTTTCAATACCATGAGTGCTGAGATAGACTCGCAGGCATATTTTCGTTTCAATTTTTGAATTAACGCCAATCGTTCTTCAACCCATTCGAGTCGATTCGGGTCTATCACAATATTATCGCGATATGTTCGAAGAGCACGATATAGTTCATCTAAACCAGATTTAATCTGTTCTATGTCTGCAATGAGAGACTGTTGCGTTGGATCAAGCTGGGCAAGCTCTTCGATAGCTAATCGCACCCGATTGATTCCGGACAATAACCCGCCGAAACTTTGGTATTCACTACCGTAGAGTTCATCTACTGCTTTTGCAGCTAGTAGTTGCCGCTTTTCCGCTTGACTAAGTAACTGTCGTTCTGCAGATAACTCTGGTTCTTCGTTTTCCTGTAATTCCGCATTTTGTACCTCAGCAATTTGATATTGTAAAGTTTCCTGCTGCCGAATCATATCTGCCTGCGTTTGCATCAGCGCCAGCAGTTCTTGTTCTAAAGAACGATACCGCACTAACGTGTTTTCGAACTCGTTCCGTAGAGATAGTAAACCTGCAAAATTATCAAGCAAATCCAACTGTTTACTCGGGTGCAATAGTGATTGATGTTGATGCTGACCATGGATATCAACTAACTCAGCCCCGATTTTTTGCAGGAGATTTATCGTCACAATGTTGTTGTTCACCCATGCCCGAGTTCGACCGGTTCGCGCTACTTCCCGACGCACTAAAAGTTCAGATTCACCATCTGCTGCTAGCCCTGCGGTAGCGAGTAATTGCTGCAGGTGCTGATTCGCACCGATATCAAATACCGCTTCGACTACCGAAGTTTCCGCATCAGTGCGGATATTACTTAAATCCGTTCGTTCACCAAGAACTTGAGCAAGCGCATCGATTAGAATAGATTTACCGGTTCCCGTTTCCCCGGTTAAAACGTTTAATCCTGGTGCGAATGATAATTCAAGGTTATCAATTAATGCGAAATTAGTTATCTTAAGTATCTGCAACATGAGTAAAATGTAAAAGGAACGTTATTGCTGATATTCCCATTCATTTATTCATTTAGAGGTCACGAAATCCGAGCTTATCAGCGCCAGCTAGATTTACAAAGATGTTATACACTTTCGGACAGAGTTTCATTGTTTTTTGCACGATGAAATCAGTATCGAGTGGTTTTGCCAATAGATGTTCTGCCGGTAACGAATAATGGAGAAAAACCAAAACTACACTCGCAAT
It encodes the following:
- the truA gene encoding tRNA pseudouridine(38-40) synthase TruA; its protein translation is MDTRNIKLTIEYDGTNYCGWQIQPQQMSIQKVLEKTLQQILNHPVKLIVAGRTDAGVHALNQIANFKTHSRIPTQNLIRAMNTLLPNDIAVKDAVEVPHSFNARRDAKWRIYQYRILNRQIPDVFNHNFVYHYPYKINIHRMRQAAKYFIGTHDFTAFNASPSIMKHSFRTIKKLTIKREHDWIYITIQGNAFVHNMVRIMVGTLLQVGRGKLEPEDVRAIIQSKQRKRAGMTVPAQGLFLMKVIY
- a CDS encoding ABC transporter substrate-binding protein, with the translated sequence MVFIPLSFYILHVPYTIVHRFSRTACGILITFLFAQLGFSVILPQYGGTLRIPIPVLPTTYDPAIAITPAERTVILNLYDRLVEFDSENKPIPSLAESWSTSPDGLTWTFHLRTTAKFHTGRMVTADDVKYSIERLVSPSLRSPKSWLFSSLSGYREYNTGQNNQITGIESVNQTTVRFRLLRPYPKLLYALAHPAASIVCPEKIADIDIQPIGSGPFIFLEQTLHAVRLLANPVYWEGRPYLDGINFILSEMPTADLLEFELGNLDFVYVPEEEFHRVTENPALKPYLVQTNIPNLAYLGFNLTKFPMSDIKFRQAVAFTLNRQGILEFVLNNHGILSSSAIHRLTSEEQAYFYSLTTAQELFRQFAKRKLSLLVNRSDWEAKYIAQRIQVGFIEAGYPIQIEELPTVDFIQRIKTGNFDMFYSQYFAESWDPEIILRSLYLQKNCGVEGNQTYFYHPQLEPILDSTRMSQTESERDKFLQQALNLVQQELPVIPLFETRPYYIRQPYLQQVTQRGIQSQSLKNIWINHLMR
- the recN gene encoding DNA repair protein RecN, encoding MLQILKITNFALIDNLELSFAPGLNVLTGETGTGKSILIDALAQVLGERTDLSNIRTDAETSVVEAVFDIGANQHLQQLLATAGLAADGESELLVRREVARTGRTRAWVNNNIVTINLLQKIGAELVDIHGQHQHQSLLHPSKQLDLLDNFAGLLSLRNEFENTLVRYRSLEQELLALMQTQADMIRQQETLQYQIAEVQNAELQENEEPELSAERQLLSQAEKRQLLAAKAVDELYGSEYQSFGGLLSGINRVRLAIEELAQLDPTQQSLIADIEQIKSGLDELYRALRTYRDNIVIDPNRLEWVEERLALIQKLKRKYACESISALMVLKKNWEENLYNLTHQEERIAALRKQLDITKKTLSDLAWQLSAKRNQAGKKLAQLIASELNELGMTKTRFQVDVNQKTNPNGILEYQGEKIAVMATGIDQIEFLFSANPGEELKPLAKIVSGGELSRVMLAIKTILAKIDDIPTLVFDEIDVGIGGAMAQVVGKKLRQLSESRQVIVITHLPQIAAAAHNHYRVTKTQLKTKTFTTIHHLDSQARTNELARMLSGESITPTAIHHAESLLEEYRSSKSNKKKKNTL